The genomic stretch AGCTGGGACGACCTGCCGGAACTGCCGCCCGAGGTCATCTACCTGCCCAAGTGGATGCCGCTGAACATCTACTCGTTCGGCTGCTGGGCCCGGCAGACCATCGTGCCGCTGACCGTCGTCGGCGCGCTGCGGCCGGTACGGCCCGCCCCGTTCGGCATCGACGAGCTGCACCTGGACCCGAAGCAGCCCAACCCGCCGCAGCGCAAGGCGTCCATCACCACCTGGGACGGCGTCTTCCAGCGGCTGGACAGCGCGCTGCAGGTCTACCGCCGGCTCTCCCCCCGGGCGGTGCGCCGCAGCGCCATGAACGCCTGCGCCCGCTGGATCATCGAGCGCCAGGAGGCCGACGGCTGCTGGGGCGGCATCCAGCCGCCGGCCGTGTACTCGGTCATCGCGCTGCACCTGCTCGGCTACGAGCTGGACCACCCGGTGCTCAAGGCGGGACTGGAGTCGCTGGATCGTTTCGCCATCTGGCCCGAAGAGGGCGTGCGGATGATCGAGGCGTGCCAGTCCCCGGTGTGGGACACCTGCCTGGCCACCATCGCGCTCGCCGACGCCGGCGTGGCGGCCGACCACCCCGCGCTGGTCCAGGCCGCGGACTGGATGCTGGGCGAGCAGATCACCCGGCCCGGGGACTGGTCCGTGCAGCGCCCGCAGCTCGCCCCCGGCGGCTGGGCCTTCGAGTTCCACAACGACAACTACCCGGACATCGACGACACCGCCGAGGTGGTCCTCGCGCTCCAGCGTGTCGCCCACCCCGATCCGGGCCGGGTCGCCAACGCCATCGAGAAGGCGGTCCGCTGGAACCTCGGCATGCAGTCCCGCAACGGCGCCTGGGGCGCCTTCGACGCCGACAACACCAGCCCCTTCCCGAACCGGCTGCCCTTCTGCGACTTCGGCGAGGTCATCGACCCGCCGTCGGCCGACGTCACCGCCCACGTGGTGGAGATGATGGGCGCCCTCGGCCTGGAGGGCGACCAGCACACCCGTCGCGGCATCGAGTGGCTGCTGTCCGAGCAGGAGGAGAACGGCTCCTGGTTCGGCCGCTGGGGCGTCAACTACATCTACGGCACCGGCTCGGCCGTGCCCGCCCTGGCCTGCGCCGGGCTGGGCGCCGACCACCCGGCGATCCGCCGGGCCGTCGACTGGCTGCACTCCGTGCAGAACGCCGACGGCGGCTGGGGCGAGGACCTGCGCTCCTACTCCGACCTGGAGTGGGCCGGTCGCGGCCACTCCACCCCCTCGCAGACCGCCTGGGCGCTGATGGCGCTGCTGGCCGCCGGCGAGCGGGACAGCGAGTCGGTGGTGCGCGGGGTGCGCTGGCTGACCGACAACCAGCTGGCTGACGGCTCCTGGGACGAGCCGTACTTCACCGGGACCGGCTTCCCCCGTGATTTCTCGATCAACTACCACCTGTACCGTATGGTCTTTCCGCTCACCGCGCTCGGCCGCTACGCGCGGCGCGAGCCCTTCGGCGCGAACCATCGGCCCGGCGGCGACAGCGTCGCCGCCCTCAGCACGCCCAGCACCGCGACGATCGGAAAGGGGGCCTAGTTCGTGGGCCATACCCGACCCCCGCTGCTCGTGGTCTGCGCCCTGCCCGTGGAGCGTTTCGCCCTGCGTCGAGGCGTCGCCAGGAGCACCGCGGACCACCCGGTCACCGTGCTGCACACCGGCATGGGGCCCAAGGCCGCGGAAGGGGCCGTCGCCCAGGCCCTCAAGGACCCGGCGCTGCACGGGGCCTCCGTCCTGACCACCGGCTTCTGCGCCGGGCTCGCGCCCGGCATGCGGCCGGGTGACGTCGTCGTCTCCGACGACGGGCACGAGAGCGCGGCGCTCGCCGCCGCGCTCAAGACCGCCCTCCAGGACGGCCCGCGCCGGCGGTACCCCGCCGTGCACACCGGAACGCTGGCGGAATCCGACCATGTCGTGCGGGGCGCCGAGCGCTCCGCACTCGCGGCGACGGGTGCCATCGCCGTGGACATGGAGTCGGCCGCCATGCGGCGCGCCGCCCTCGCCGCGGGGGCGTGCCGCATCGCGGCGGCCCGCGTCGTCGTCGACACGCCCGAGTTCGAACTCGTCCGTGTCGGAACGCTTCGCACCGGGATCATCGCATTCCGGGTGCTGAGAGATCTTGTTCCCGCCTTTCTCGATTGGCACCGCACTACCACGCTCCCCCGGAGGTGAGCTCTCGATGGCCATGCCGCTCCGTCAGACCGTCCGCGTCGCGTCGTACCTCTTCGAACAGAAAATGGTCCGGCGTCGCGAAAAGTTCCCGCTCATCGTCGAGCTCGAACCCCTCTTCGCCTGCAACCTGAAATGCGAGGGCTGCGGGAAGATCCAGCACCCCGCCGGTGTCCTGAAGCAGCGCATGCCGGTGGCCCAGGCCGTCGGCGCCGTGCTGGAATCGGGTGCGCCGATGGTGTCGATCGCCGGCGGCGAGCCGCTCATGCACCCGCAGATCGACGAGATCGTCCGTCAGCTCGTGGCGAAGAAGAAGTACGTCTTCCTCTGCACGAACGCCCTGCTGATGCGTAAGAAGATGGACAAGTTCACACCGTCTCCTTACTTTGCTTTTACCGTCCACATCGACGGCCTGCGCGAACGGCATGACGAGTCGGTCGCCAAGGAGGGCACCTTCGACGAGGCCGTGGCCGCGATCAAGGAGGCCAAGCGGCGCGGCTTCCGGGTCACGACCAACTCGACCTTCTTCAACACGGACACCCCGCAGACCATTGTCGAGGTTCTCAACTTCCTCAACGACGACCTCCAGGTCGACGAGATGATGCTCTCGCCCGCGTTCGCCTACGAGAAGGCGCCCGACCAGGACCACTTCCTGGGTGTCGAGCAGACCCGGGAGCTCTTCCGCAAGGCGTTCAGCGGCGGCAACCGCGGCAAGTGGCGCCTCAACCACAGCCCGCTCTTCCTGGACTTCCTGGAGGGCAAGGCGGACTTCCCCTGCACCGCGTGGGCGATCCCGAACTACTCCCTGTTCGGCTGGCAGCGCCCCTGCTACCTGATGAGCGACGGATACGTGCCCACGTACCAGGAGCTGATCGACAAGACCGACTGGGACAAGTACGGCCGCGGCCGCGACACCCGCTGCGACAACTGCATGGCGCACTGCGGCTACGAGCCGACCGCCGTGCTGGCCACGATGGGTTCCCTGAAGGAGTCCATCCGCGCCGCCCGGGAGACCGTCGCCTCCAACCGCGTGAAGTGACCGGCGGAGCGACCGCCTGAAGTGGCCGCCTGAAGCGGTCACGGACGGGAAGACGGGGTACGAGCCACCACCGGCACCGGCGTCCACTGCCGGTGCCGGTGGCTGGCGTTCCTCCGACCCCGCACCGCACGCGCCGCCACCGGCCCGGCCGAGGCCGACGACCCACCGAACACCCGGCAGGAACGAGGTCCACCCATGTCGTTGCTGGAGAACATCAAGGGCCCGCGCGACCTGAAGGCTCTGCCCGAGGGGCGGCTGGACGAACTGGCCGCCGACATCCGCCACTTCCTGGTCCAGGCGGTCGCCAGGACCGGCGGCCACCTCGGCCCCAACCTGGGCGTGGTGGAGCTGACCATCGCGCTGCACCGGGTCTTCGACTCGCCCGCCGACCGCGTCCTGTGGGACACGGGCCACCAGAGCTACGTGCACAAACTCCTGACGGGGCGCCAGGACTTCTCCAAGCTGCGCGCCAAGGGCGGCCTGTCCGGCTACCCCTCGCGCGAGGAGTCCGAGCACGACGTCATCGAGAACAGCCACGCCTCCACCGTGCTCGGCTGGGCCGACGGCCTGGCCAAGGCCAACCAGCTGCACGGCAACGGACGGCACGTGGCCGCGGTGATCGGCGACGGCGCGCTCACCGGGGGCATGGCCTGGGAGGCGCTGAACAACATCGCCGCCGCCCGCGACCGCCCGCTGATCATCGTCGTCAACGACAACGAGCGCTCCTACGCCCCCACCATCGGCGGTCTGGCCAACCACCTCTCCATCCTGCGCACCACGGACGGCTACGAGCGCGCCCTGTCCTGGGGCAAGCAGCTGCTCCAGCAGACCCCCGTCATCGGCCAGCCGCTGTACGAGTCGCTGCACGGCGCCAAGAAGGGCTTCAAGGACGCCTTCGCGCCGCAGGGGATGTTCGAGGACCTGGGGCTGAAGTACCTCGGCCCGATCGACGGCCACGACATCGCGGCGGTGGAGTCGGCGCTGCGCCGCGCCCGCCGCTTCGGCGGCCCGGTGCTGGTCCACTGCCTGACCGAGAAGGGCCGCGGCTACTCGGCCGCCGAGCAGGACGAGGCCGACCACTTCCACGCCGTCGGCGCCATCGACCCGGAGACCGGGCGGCCTCTGGCGCCCTCGGCCGGGCCGTCGTGGACCTCCGTCTTCGGCGACGAGATGGTCCGGATCGGGCGGGAGCGCGAGGACGTCGTCGCCATCACGGCCGCGATGCTCCAGCCGGTCGGACTGGGCCCGTTCGCGGCGGAGTTCCCCGACCGCGTCTTCGACGTCGGCATCGCCGAGCAGCACGCGGCCACCTCGGCCGCCGGGCTGGCCACGGGCGGACTGCACCCGGTGGTCGCGGTCTACGCGACCTTCCTGAACCGCGCCTTCGACCAGGTGCTGATGGACGTCGCCCTGCACCGCTGCGGTGTGACCTTCGTACTGGACCGGGCCGGGGTCACGGGTACCGACGGGGCGTCCCACAACGGCATGTGGGACATGTCGATCCTCCAGGTGGTGCCGGGCCTGCGGATCGCCGCGCCGCGCGACGCCGACCAGCTGCGCGCCCAGCTGCGCGAGGCCGTCGCCGTGGAGGACGCGCCCACGGTGCTGCGCTTCCCCAAGGAGACCGTGGGGGAGCCCCTGGAGGCGGTCGCCCGGATCGGCGGCATGGACGTGCTGAGCCGCCCGGCCGAGGGCCAGGAACCGGACATCCTGCTCGTCGCGGTGGGCGCGCTGGCCCCGGCCTGCCTGGCCGCGGCCGACCTGCTCGCCGGGCGCGGCATCGGCGTCACCGTCCTGGACCCGCGCTGGGTCAAGCCGGTGGACGCCGAGCTGCCCGCGCTGGCCGCCGGGCACCGGATGGTGGCGGTGGTCGAGGACAACGGGCAGACCGGCGGCGTCGGCGCCGCGGTCGGGCAGGCGCTGCGGGACGCCGGCGTGGACGTGCCGCTGCGCGGCCTCGCCATCCCGCAGCAGTTCCTGGCACACGCCAAGCGCGACGAGGTGCTGGCCGACATCGGCCTGACGCCCGCGGAGATCGCCGGGTCGATCGGGGCGTCGCTGGTCCGGCTGCGCGAGCGCCAGGCGGCGGAACAGGGCGCCCAGGACGCCGGTTCGGGCTCCGGGAAAGCCGGGCGCGCCGGGGGAGACCCGGCTGTGCCGGCCCCGGGCGGGCCCGCGCATACTGCGGTGAGCAGCAGAAACGTACGCGAGGAGCAGGTGAGCGAATGACATCCTCTGACGACGCGCCCGTCGAGGGCGCCCCCGAGCCGACCGGCGCCGGCGCGGCGGCCACGGCCACGGCGGACGGCCCGCCGGTCAAGGGGTTCGACCTGGCGACGCTGCTGGCCGAGCGCGGCGCGGACCGGTACGACCTGTACACCCGGCACCTCAACCACCAGCTGCCGCGGATGCTGCACACCATCGGCTTCGACCGCTTCTACGAGCGGGCCGAGGGCGCCCACTTCTGGGACGCCGAGGGCAACGACTACCTCGACATGCTCGCCGGGTTCGGCGTCATGGGCCTGGGCCGCCACCACCCGGTGGTCCGCAAGGCGCTCCACGACGTCCTGGACGCCGGGCTGCCGGACCTCACCCGGTTCGACTGCCAGCCGCTGCCCGGGCTGCTCGCCGAGCGCCTGCTGCCCCACAGCCCCCACCTGGACCGGGTGTTCTTCAGCAACAGCGGCGCCGAGGCCGTCGAGACCGCGCTGAAGTTCGCCCGCTACGCCACCGGCAAGTCGCGCGTCCTGTACTGCAAGCACTCCTTCCACGGCCTGACCACGGGCGCCCTGTCGGTCAACGGCGAGGCGGGCTTCCAGGACGGCTTCGCGCCGCTGCTGCCGGACACCGCCATCCCGATGGGCGACCTGGACGCGCTGGCGAAGGAGCTCAAGCGCGGAGACGTGGCCGCGCTCATCGTCGAGCCGGTGCAGGGCCACGGCGTCTACTTCTCGCCGCCCGGCTACATGGCCGCCGCACAGGAGCTGTTGCGCAAGCACAAGGCGCTGCTGATCTGCGACGAGGTGCAGACGGGCCTGGGCCGGACCGGAGAGTTCTACGCCTACCAGCACGAGGAGGGCGTCGAGCCGGACCTCGTCACCGTGGCCAAGGCGCTGTCCGGCGGCTACGTGCCGGTGGCGGCCACCCTCGGCAAGGACTGGATCTTCAAGAAGGTCTACTCCTCCATGGACCGGGTGCTGGTGCACTCCGCCAGCTTCGGCTCCAACGCCCAGGCGATGGCCGCGGGGCTCGCCACCCTGGCGGTGCTGGAGGACGAGCAGCTGGTGGCCAACTCCCGCCGGATGGGCGACCTCCTGCGCACCCGGCTGGCCGCCCTCGTCGACCGGTACGAGTTCCTCAAGGACGTGCGCGGGCGCGGCCTCATGGTGGCGATCGAGTTCGGCCGGCCCAAGTCGCTGGGCCTGCGCAGCCGCTGGACGATGCTCCAGGCCGCCCGCAAGGGCCTGTTCGCGCAGATGGTGGTCGTGCCGCTGCTCCAGCACCACCACATCCTCACCCAGGTCTCCGGCGACCACGTCGAGGTCATCAAGCTGATCCCGCCGCTGGTGGTGGACGAAGCCGACGTGGACCGGTTCGTGACCGCCTTCACCGCGGTGATGGACGACGCGCACAACGGCGGCGGCCTGATGTGGGACTTCGGCAAGACCCTGGTCAAGCAGGCGGTCGCCAACCGGTGAACCGGTCCGTCTCCCCCGCGGCGGCCCGCCGCGGGGGAGACGGGCTCAGCCCTCGGTGAGCAGCCGCTCCCGGAGCAGCTCGCGGCGCTCCGGGGAGAGCCCCAGGCCCTCGCGCAGGTAGCGGTCGACCGAGCCCCACTCCTCGTCGATGGTGGTGAAGGCCGCGCGCAGGTACTCGACGCGGGCCTCGAAGAGCGGGCTGAGCAGCTCCCACACGGCAGGGTCGATCGCGGTCCCGGTGCTGCCGTCGCCACGCACCACCCGGTAGCGGCGGTGCGGCGCGTTGGACTCCAGGTAGTCCGCCTCGATCGCCTCGCGGCGCACCCCCAGCGCCAGCAGGATGATCGCCATCGACGTGCCCGCCCGGTCCTTGCCGGCCGCGCAGTGCAGCAGCGCGGGTACCGCGGGGTCCGCCGGCTCGGCCAGCATCCTCAGCATCCGCCCGTGCTCGCCGGTGCGCTCCAGCACCAGCGCGCGGTAGGAGGCGGACATCCGGGCCGCGCCCTTGCCGTCCCCCAGCACGGCGGCGAGGGCCGTCAGGTCGCCGTCGCGCACCGTCCGCCAGAAGTCGGCGTTCCGCGCGGGATCGCTCAGCGGCATGTTCACGTTGCGGGTGCCCGGCAGCTCCCGGTCCGGCCCCTCCATGGCGATGTCGTCGGCGTTGCGGAAGTCGAAGACGGTGTGCAGGCCCAGGCCGGCCAGGAAGGCGGTGTCCGCCTCGGTGGCGTGGGCGAGGTGGCCGCTGCGGAAGAGCACCCCCGGCCGCACGCTGCGGCCGTCCACCGCGGGCAGTCCTCCGACGTCCCGGAAGTTGCGCACTCCGCTGAGCCGGGGTTCCTGGGGGCCGGTTCCGGCCGGCTGCCGCACGTCCTGCGTCACCGCTGCTCCTTCGTCCATCCGTACGTCTGTACGTCCGTCCGTACCTCGTGCCGGAGCGGGCCCGCCTCGGGGGAGGCCCCGGCGGGGCCGGTGCGGGCCCGCCTCGGGGAGGCCCCGGCGGGGCCGGTGCGCGGCCATCGCCGACACCGGCCACTGCCGACCCTACGGCAGGTCCGTCGGCGAAGCCGCGCCTCGCCCCGGCCGCGACCGGGCCGACCGGCTGGTGGGATGAATCACGTCCCGTCCGGCGTTCCTTACGGTCGCGTAGGTCGAGGCCGGAGGGGAACAATGGCGCGACGTGGCTGACGACATCCTGGCCGGCACTCCGGACCTCACCGACGAACCCGGCGCCCACGGCGCCTCCCCCTCCGGGACCCCCTCCTTCGGCTCGTACGCCGCCGTAGGGGACAGCTTCACGGAAGGTGTCGGTGACCCGGGCCCGAACGGGCTCTACGTCGGCTGGGCGGACCGGCTGGCGGCCGTACTGGCCGGGCAGGCCCCGCCCGGCGGGTTCCACTACGCCAACCTCGCCGTACGCGGCCGGCTGCTGGACCAGATCATCGCCGAGCAGGTCCCCCTCGCCGCCCGGTTCGCCCCCGACCTGGTGACCTTCTGCGCCGGCGGCAACGACATCCTGCGCCCCGGCAGCGACCCCGACGACCTGGCGGCGCGGTTCGAGGCGGCCGTGGCGTCGCTGCGGCGGCACGTCGGCACGGTCGTGGTCTCCACCGGCTTCGACACCCGCGGGGTGCCGGTACTGGGCCTGCTGCGCGGCAAGATCGCCACGTACAACGGCCACATCCGGGCGATCGCCGACCGCTACCAGTGCCCGGTGCTCGACCTGTGGTCGCTGCGCTCCCTGCGGGACCCGCGCGCCTGGAGCGAGGACCGGCTGCACCTGTCCGCGGAGGGGCACACCCGCGTCGCCCGGCTGGCCGCCCAGGCACTGGGGCTGCCCGGCCAGGCCGACCCGGACACGCCGTTCCCGCCGCGGCCGCGCCGGCTGCCGGCCCAGGTGCGCCGGGAGAACGTCCGCTGGGCCCGCGAGTACCTGGCGCCCTGGGTCGGCCGCCGACTGCGCGGGCGCTCCTCGGGTGACACGGTCCTGGCCAAGCGGCCCGCGCTGCTGCCCTTCACCGGGCTGGACACGGACGCGGCGGGCGCCGCGAAGAGAGCCGGGTGAGAACGGGGGAGCGCCGTCGGCGCCCGGAGCAGGGCCGGACCGCCGGGGCTGGGCGAGGGCCGGCCGCCGGGGCCCGCCCTATCCGCCTTGCCTGTCGTGGGTGCAGGTGTCAACAGGGCGCGCGGTGCAGGGCCAGTTCGGCCCACACCACGCGCCCTGACCCGTCCTCTGCGGGGTCGGAGCCCCAGGCCGCCGCCAGCACGCTCACCAAGAGCAGTCCCCGGCCGCCCTCATCATCGGTGTCGGCCGCGTACGGCACAGGGTCTCCGTCCCCGCTCCCCTGATCGGTCACCTCCACCCGCAGCACGGGACCGGCGTCATGCAGGGCGCAGGTGATCATTTCACTGTCGGTGTGCCGGACCGCGTTCGTGAACAGCTCGGTCACCACCAGACAGGCGTCGTCCCTCAGCTCCGCGTCCACGCCCCACTCCCGCAGCCGAGCTCTGATCCGCCCGCGGGCGTCCGCTACGGACGCTCCTTGCGCGGGCAGCCGGAACACATCGCGGCGGCCGGAGACGCCGACGCCGGACCGGCGTTCGTACCGGAGGGCGTCAGTTGAAGGAACCACCCCGCAACTATGAGGCTCGGCAGGGACACATGGCAAGGTCCGAAGTGTAATTTGCAGAATCAACAGAACATGCTGTCGGTCGACGTGACGTCGTGACACACTGCTTATCAGCCAAGGAAGTTGGAGGACAGCACGTGATGGACCCGCGGCCGGGTGGTGCTCCGACCGTCCTGCGCATGGTGCTCGGTAAACGCCTCCAGGATCTCCGGGAGAAGGCCGGCCTCAGCTTCGAGCAGGCAGGCAGGGCCCTCGACGTCACCCACGCCACCATCCGGCGGATGGAGAAGGCCGAGGTCGGCCTGAAGATCCCCTATGTGGAGAAGCTCCTCTCCACCTACGGGATCACCTCCTCCGAGGAGGTCAGCGGCTTCCTCGCCCTGTGCCGGGAGGCCAACCGCCCCGGCTGGTGGCACAACTTCCGCGACGTCCTGCCCGAGTGGTTCAGCGCCTTCGTCAGCCTTGAGGGCGAGGCGTCGGTGATCCGCGAGTACGAACCGCACTACGTGCCCGGCCTGCTGCAGACCACCGACTACGCCCGCTCCGTGCTGCGCGCCGGGCAGCCGAACGCGCCGGCCGAGGAGATCGAGCGGCAGACCGTCCTGCGGATCGAGCGGCAGGTCCTGCTGCGGCGCGAGCAGGCGCCGCTGCTGTGGGCGGTCATCGACGAGACGGTGCTGCGGCGCCAGATCGGCAGCCGCGCCGTCATGCGCGAGCAGTTGGGCGCCCTGATCGAGGCGACCGAGCGGCCCAACGTGCGCCTCCAGGTGCTCCCCTTCAGCACGGGGCCGCACCCCGCGATGTACGGGCCCTTCCACATCTTCCGGTTCCAGATCAAGGAGATCCCCGACATCGCCTACACCGAGAGCCTGGTCGGCGGTGCCTATTTCGACAACCGGGACGATGTCTCGACGTTCCTCGAAGCACTGGACCGGATGTGCGCGCAGGCCGCGCCCGCACAGAGCACGAAAGCCATCCTCGATGGCATGCGCAAGGAGATCTGAACCATGGATCGCGTCACCAACGACGGCATCTACAACGGGATGCCCTCCGCCGACCTCGGCGCCGAGGGTTGGCGGAAGCCGTGGAGCGGCGGCAACGGCGGCGCGTGCGTCGAGGCCAAGAAGCTCAACGACGGACGGGTGGCGCTGCGCCAGTCGACCGACCCGGACGGGCCGGCCCTGATCTACACCAACCACGAGATCACGACCTTCATCCAGGGCGCCAAGGAGGGCGCGGCCGACTTCCTCCTCGGCTGAGGCGACCGGCGCGGTCCAGGCGGTTGAGGCGGCTGCCTCCCCGGGCTGCTCCGGTTCACCGCCGTTGAACCCGGTCGCTCCGGGACCGGCCATGGGACCGGCCCTGGCTGACCCCGGTCGGGCCTGGTCGGCCCCGGTTCATCGCACGCGGTTCGTCGGCCCTCCGCGGGCACGGCCCGGCCGTGGACCGGGCGGGCCCGGCCGGTTCTGCCCGGGAAGCCACGGTTTCCGACCGCTGCCGGACCGCTGCCGGACCGTCGCCGGATGCCCGGATGCCCGGATGCCCGGATGCCCGGATGCCCGGATGCCCGGATGCCCGGATGCCCGGGCTCCCGGGCGGACGATCAGCGCAGCGCGGCCGTCGTGACGGTGACCCCGTCCAGGGACGCGGCGAAGTCCGCCCCCAGCGCCCGCGAGGGCGTCTGGAAGCCGACGGGCAGGCCGTCGAGCAGCGGCATGATCCGCGTCACCGAGTCCGCCGTCAGGCTGTAGGGACTGGGGCCGGTCAGCGTCGCGGTGACCGTGTTGCCCGCCGCGTCCCGGGCCCGGCCCCACACCTCGCACCGCCCGGAGGCCAGCGCCCGCTCGCCCGGACCGCGCACCAGCCGCCCCACCGCTCCGGCCACCGCGTCGCGCAGCGGGCCGAGCCGCAGGACCCGGCTGGTGGCCACCGCCGGAGCGGGCACCGCGGTGTAGGTGGTGACGTCCGGGATGCCCGTGGAGTGGTAGGCCGTGCTCACGTCACCCCACGGCACCGACACCACCGTGCGAGGCCCCGACGGGAAGGCCGCCCGCACCTGCCGCGAGCCGACCGGCACCACCCGGATCTCCCCGCCGGTCCTGATCCGGCCGCCGTCCGCCGCCCCGGCCAGCACGGTGCGGGCGGTCCCGGGGCTCACCCCGTTGCCGACCAGGAAGGCCAGGTCCAGCTGCGTGGCGTCCGGCAGCCGCTCGGCCAGCAGCGCCGCCACGCAGTCGGTCGCCACCACGTCGAAGCCCGCACCCGGCAGCAGCGCCGTGCCGGCCGCCGCGGCCCGGGGCCCGAACGCGTGCAGCGCCTCGAAGACCTCGATCTCGCCCGTGATGTCCAGATACGGCACACCGGTGTCCGCACACGCCTGCGCCATCGGCAGCGCCGTGCGGCTGAACGGCCCCGCGCAGT from Actinacidiphila yeochonensis CN732 encodes the following:
- a CDS encoding tyrosine-protein phosphatase — encoded protein: MDEGAAVTQDVRQPAGTGPQEPRLSGVRNFRDVGGLPAVDGRSVRPGVLFRSGHLAHATEADTAFLAGLGLHTVFDFRNADDIAMEGPDRELPGTRNVNMPLSDPARNADFWRTVRDGDLTALAAVLGDGKGAARMSASYRALVLERTGEHGRMLRMLAEPADPAVPALLHCAAGKDRAGTSMAIILLALGVRREAIEADYLESNAPHRRYRVVRGDGSTGTAIDPAVWELLSPLFEARVEYLRAAFTTIDEEWGSVDRYLREGLGLSPERRELLRERLLTEG
- a CDS encoding ATP-binding protein, coding for MVPSTDALRYERRSGVGVSGRRDVFRLPAQGASVADARGRIRARLREWGVDAELRDDACLVVTELFTNAVRHTDSEMITCALHDAGPVLRVEVTDQGSGDGDPVPYAADTDDEGGRGLLLVSVLAAAWGSDPAEDGSGRVVWAELALHRAPC
- the hpnH gene encoding adenosyl-hopene transferase HpnH — its product is MAMPLRQTVRVASYLFEQKMVRRREKFPLIVELEPLFACNLKCEGCGKIQHPAGVLKQRMPVAQAVGAVLESGAPMVSIAGGEPLMHPQIDEIVRQLVAKKKYVFLCTNALLMRKKMDKFTPSPYFAFTVHIDGLRERHDESVAKEGTFDEAVAAIKEAKRRGFRVTTNSTFFNTDTPQTIVEVLNFLNDDLQVDEMMLSPAFAYEKAPDQDHFLGVEQTRELFRKAFSGGNRGKWRLNHSPLFLDFLEGKADFPCTAWAIPNYSLFGWQRPCYLMSDGYVPTYQELIDKTDWDKYGRGRDTRCDNCMAHCGYEPTAVLATMGSLKESIRAARETVASNRVK
- a CDS encoding SGNH/GDSL hydrolase family protein: MAGTPDLTDEPGAHGASPSGTPSFGSYAAVGDSFTEGVGDPGPNGLYVGWADRLAAVLAGQAPPGGFHYANLAVRGRLLDQIIAEQVPLAARFAPDLVTFCAGGNDILRPGSDPDDLAARFEAAVASLRRHVGTVVVSTGFDTRGVPVLGLLRGKIATYNGHIRAIADRYQCPVLDLWSLRSLRDPRAWSEDRLHLSAEGHTRVARLAAQALGLPGQADPDTPFPPRPRRLPAQVRRENVRWAREYLAPWVGRRLRGRSSGDTVLAKRPALLPFTGLDTDAAGAAKRAG
- the shc gene encoding squalene--hopene cyclase, whose protein sequence is MTATTDGGPGTPARRTPSASSASAPEPLPSGDVEAAAQHAVQRAAEHLLARQHPDGWWKGDLETNVTMDAEDLLLREFLGIRDEKVTAASARWIRSQQREDGAWATFHGGPGDLSATVEAYVALRLAGDDPQEAHMRLAAKWSRGEGGVASARVFTRIWLALFGWWSWDDLPELPPEVIYLPKWMPLNIYSFGCWARQTIVPLTVVGALRPVRPAPFGIDELHLDPKQPNPPQRKASITTWDGVFQRLDSALQVYRRLSPRAVRRSAMNACARWIIERQEADGCWGGIQPPAVYSVIALHLLGYELDHPVLKAGLESLDRFAIWPEEGVRMIEACQSPVWDTCLATIALADAGVAADHPALVQAADWMLGEQITRPGDWSVQRPQLAPGGWAFEFHNDNYPDIDDTAEVVLALQRVAHPDPGRVANAIEKAVRWNLGMQSRNGAWGAFDADNTSPFPNRLPFCDFGEVIDPPSADVTAHVVEMMGALGLEGDQHTRRGIEWLLSEQEENGSWFGRWGVNYIYGTGSAVPALACAGLGADHPAIRRAVDWLHSVQNADGGWGEDLRSYSDLEWAGRGHSTPSQTAWALMALLAAGERDSESVVRGVRWLTDNQLADGSWDEPYFTGTGFPRDFSINYHLYRMVFPLTALGRYARREPFGANHRPGGDSVAALSTPSTATIGKGA
- the dxs gene encoding 1-deoxy-D-xylulose-5-phosphate synthase, giving the protein MSLLENIKGPRDLKALPEGRLDELAADIRHFLVQAVARTGGHLGPNLGVVELTIALHRVFDSPADRVLWDTGHQSYVHKLLTGRQDFSKLRAKGGLSGYPSREESEHDVIENSHASTVLGWADGLAKANQLHGNGRHVAAVIGDGALTGGMAWEALNNIAAARDRPLIIVVNDNERSYAPTIGGLANHLSILRTTDGYERALSWGKQLLQQTPVIGQPLYESLHGAKKGFKDAFAPQGMFEDLGLKYLGPIDGHDIAAVESALRRARRFGGPVLVHCLTEKGRGYSAAEQDEADHFHAVGAIDPETGRPLAPSAGPSWTSVFGDEMVRIGREREDVVAITAAMLQPVGLGPFAAEFPDRVFDVGIAEQHAATSAAGLATGGLHPVVAVYATFLNRAFDQVLMDVALHRCGVTFVLDRAGVTGTDGASHNGMWDMSILQVVPGLRIAAPRDADQLRAQLREAVAVEDAPTVLRFPKETVGEPLEAVARIGGMDVLSRPAEGQEPDILLVAVGALAPACLAAADLLAGRGIGVTVLDPRWVKPVDAELPALAAGHRMVAVVEDNGQTGGVGAAVGQALRDAGVDVPLRGLAIPQQFLAHAKRDEVLADIGLTPAEIAGSIGASLVRLRERQAAEQGAQDAGSGSGKAGRAGGDPAVPAPGGPAHTAVSSRNVREEQVSE
- a CDS encoding phosphorylase family protein, encoding MGHTRPPLLVVCALPVERFALRRGVARSTADHPVTVLHTGMGPKAAEGAVAQALKDPALHGASVLTTGFCAGLAPGMRPGDVVVSDDGHESAALAAALKTALQDGPRRRYPAVHTGTLAESDHVVRGAERSALAATGAIAVDMESAAMRRAALAAGACRIAAARVVVDTPEFELVRVGTLRTGIIAFRVLRDLVPAFLDWHRTTTLPRR
- a CDS encoding aspartate aminotransferase family protein, producing the protein MTSSDDAPVEGAPEPTGAGAAATATADGPPVKGFDLATLLAERGADRYDLYTRHLNHQLPRMLHTIGFDRFYERAEGAHFWDAEGNDYLDMLAGFGVMGLGRHHPVVRKALHDVLDAGLPDLTRFDCQPLPGLLAERLLPHSPHLDRVFFSNSGAEAVETALKFARYATGKSRVLYCKHSFHGLTTGALSVNGEAGFQDGFAPLLPDTAIPMGDLDALAKELKRGDVAALIVEPVQGHGVYFSPPGYMAAAQELLRKHKALLICDEVQTGLGRTGEFYAYQHEEGVEPDLVTVAKALSGGYVPVAATLGKDWIFKKVYSSMDRVLVHSASFGSNAQAMAAGLATLAVLEDEQLVANSRRMGDLLRTRLAALVDRYEFLKDVRGRGLMVAIEFGRPKSLGLRSRWTMLQAARKGLFAQMVVVPLLQHHHILTQVSGDHVEVIKLIPPLVVDEADVDRFVTAFTAVMDDAHNGGGLMWDFGKTLVKQAVANR
- a CDS encoding helix-turn-helix domain-containing protein, whose translation is MVLGKRLQDLREKAGLSFEQAGRALDVTHATIRRMEKAEVGLKIPYVEKLLSTYGITSSEEVSGFLALCREANRPGWWHNFRDVLPEWFSAFVSLEGEASVIREYEPHYVPGLLQTTDYARSVLRAGQPNAPAEEIERQTVLRIERQVLLRREQAPLLWAVIDETVLRRQIGSRAVMREQLGALIEATERPNVRLQVLPFSTGPHPAMYGPFHIFRFQIKEIPDIAYTESLVGGAYFDNRDDVSTFLEALDRMCAQAAPAQSTKAILDGMRKEI